One segment of Acidovorax sp. DW039 DNA contains the following:
- a CDS encoding copper chaperone PCu(A)C — protein sequence MHPHPLHAPACTASGNKHVHLGGASMGRRSTLSGMVALAALAALALCTATAVQAHDFRVGSLVIDHPYATPSLAGTPNGAAYLRGIRNRGNAPDRLLRAHTAVAERVELHSMAAEGNVMRMREVPAIDLPAGQEVQLRHGQRYHLMLVNLRQPLVAGDRFDLTLGFEKAGEITVKVWVQQPRAGAAPAPHESHQH from the coding sequence ATGCATCCACACCCTCTGCATGCACCGGCCTGCACCGCTTCGGGCAACAAGCACGTGCACCTTGGCGGGGCCAGCATGGGCCGCCGCAGCACCCTGAGCGGGATGGTCGCGCTGGCCGCATTGGCCGCGCTGGCACTGTGCACGGCCACGGCAGTGCAGGCGCACGACTTTCGGGTGGGCAGCCTGGTCATAGACCACCCCTACGCCACGCCGTCGCTGGCAGGCACGCCCAACGGCGCGGCCTATCTGCGCGGCATTCGCAACCGTGGCAACGCCCCTGACCGCCTGCTGCGCGCCCACACGGCGGTGGCCGAGCGCGTGGAGCTGCACTCCATGGCCGCCGAAGGCAATGTCATGCGCATGCGCGAAGTGCCCGCCATCGACCTGCCCGCAGGCCAGGAAGTGCAGCTACGCCACGGCCAGCGCTACCACCTGATGCTGGTGAACCTGCGCCAGCCCCTGGTGGCAGGTGATCGGTTTGACCTGACGTTGGGGTTTGAAAAGGCGGGGGAGATCACCGTCAAGGTGTGGGTGCAGCAGCCGCGCGCGGGGGCTGCACCCGCACCGCACGAAAGCCATCAGCACTGA
- a CDS encoding EF-hand domain-containing protein has translation MTPLVSGLASVASFIFNATSNRSSSAAASTASAQSSSSSSTNAGPASVLKLSAEAQPLAGAAGNAAQKAAAASTTLASTAGTANSSGKAVSKEDFQSLLTQFGATEAQKEQITAGLDANKDGSISQDEFLKGLANTQGTESGSALSQSLMQVMDQAGNRDGTVGGKEFLTLTAAFATASQGVRKA, from the coding sequence ATGACCCCTCTCGTTTCCGGCTTGGCCTCGGTGGCCTCATTCATTTTCAATGCGACGTCCAACCGGTCGTCGTCTGCCGCTGCTTCTACTGCTTCTGCGCAGTCCTCATCGTCCAGCTCTACCAACGCAGGCCCGGCCTCGGTGCTCAAGCTCAGTGCCGAGGCACAGCCCCTGGCAGGTGCCGCAGGCAATGCGGCGCAGAAGGCAGCCGCCGCCAGCACCACGCTGGCAAGCACTGCAGGCACCGCCAACAGTTCTGGCAAGGCAGTGTCCAAGGAAGATTTCCAGTCCCTGCTCACACAGTTTGGCGCGACCGAGGCGCAGAAAGAGCAAATCACGGCCGGTCTGGACGCCAACAAGGACGGCTCGATCTCGCAGGATGAGTTTTTGAAAGGGCTGGCCAACACCCAGGGCACGGAATCGGGCTCGGCGTTGTCGCAAAGCCTGATGCAGGTGATGGACCAGGCGGGCAACCGCGATGGCACCGTGGGGGGCAAGGAGTTTTTGACCCTGACCGCAGCGTTTGCGACGGCCAGCCAGGGCGTGCGCAAGGCCTGA
- a CDS encoding LysR family transcriptional regulator: protein MDWDHFRFYLELARNGTLAGAARRLGVEHTTVSRRIQTLEKQMGAALFAREAGGHRLTEAGRVLLPAVEAMESAVLGVEQAAPTAHDGPSGLVRVGATEGFGTLILAPHLARLTQKHPHLSIDLLALPRMLHLSRREADIVISLERPTRGSVVVSRLTDYRLYLYGQREYLARKPLVSTPEDLRHHAFVSYVDDLLFTKELQFLDALHKPERFAFRSTSITAQYEAVRAGAGLAVLPAFLADRDPVLSRVLPGHAEFTRTFWMSMPAEAKHLARMQATWGFLRETAAAQKALLLPAAAR, encoded by the coding sequence ATGGATTGGGATCATTTCCGTTTTTACTTGGAGCTGGCACGCAACGGTACTTTGGCTGGGGCCGCCCGGCGCTTGGGAGTGGAGCACACCACCGTATCGCGCCGCATCCAGACGCTGGAAAAGCAGATGGGCGCGGCCCTGTTTGCACGCGAGGCCGGGGGCCACCGGCTGACCGAAGCCGGGCGTGTACTGCTGCCAGCGGTGGAAGCCATGGAATCTGCCGTGCTGGGCGTGGAGCAGGCCGCACCCACGGCGCACGATGGGCCGTCTGGCCTAGTGCGGGTGGGGGCAACGGAGGGATTTGGCACGCTGATCCTGGCCCCGCACCTGGCGCGGCTCACGCAAAAGCACCCGCACCTGTCGATTGACCTGCTGGCCTTGCCGCGCATGCTGCACCTGTCGCGGCGCGAGGCGGATATCGTGATTTCGCTAGAGCGGCCCACGCGGGGATCGGTGGTGGTGAGCCGGTTGACGGATTACCGGCTGTACCTGTACGGCCAGCGCGAATATCTGGCCCGCAAGCCCCTGGTGAGCACGCCAGAAGACCTGCGCCACCACGCTTTTGTGAGCTATGTGGACGACCTGCTGTTCACGAAGGAACTGCAGTTTCTGGATGCGCTGCACAAGCCGGAGCGCTTTGCGTTTCGCAGCACCAGCATCACGGCGCAGTACGAGGCGGTGCGCGCCGGGGCAGGGCTGGCGGTGCTGCCCGCGTTTTTGGCAGACCGCGACCCGGTGCTGAGCCGCGTGTTGCCCGGCCATGCGGAATTCACCCGCACCTTCTGGATGAGCATGCCCGCCGAGGCCAAGCACTTGGCGCGCATGCAGGCCACCTGGGGCTTTTTGCGCGAGACGGCTGCGGCGCAGAAGGCACTGCTGCTGCCTGCCGCAGCCCGTTGA
- a CDS encoding sulfotransferase family protein, translated as MDHVNFSGWRPIRFYIANGQVMVDWVRMLDKPLREPFFHNDIQSQMQRPFHLAFRRQTPLSDLLAWHEQSPGLDPSLVIFHVSRCGSTLITQALAESPHHLQLSEPAPVDFMLRQALPSGLIDKKQVVQALRAWTSAWAQRCDSTSPQLESMSIKLDAWNTDKASLVAEAWPDARWLFLTREPLSVLVSQMRERAFFLVPGTLGACLDDLSIQELAAMPPELYCARVLGGIYAAMARDFVLTRSLLLDHADLPGAIETQVLSHMSWKVSATDQERMRERVTRHGKHPHQAYVSDTEAKHSMANDHLQSLSEQWIVPHYQRLQELLKRQRSGLLPRPSHLEEALP; from the coding sequence ATGGATCATGTGAACTTCAGTGGCTGGCGACCAATTCGTTTTTACATCGCCAACGGACAGGTGATGGTGGACTGGGTGCGCATGCTCGACAAACCGCTGCGCGAGCCGTTTTTCCATAACGACATCCAGAGCCAGATGCAGCGTCCTTTCCACTTGGCATTCAGACGGCAGACGCCGCTCAGCGATCTACTGGCATGGCATGAGCAATCTCCGGGGCTAGACCCTTCACTCGTCATCTTCCATGTGTCGCGCTGCGGCTCCACACTCATCACGCAGGCGTTGGCAGAGAGCCCACACCATCTGCAATTGTCCGAGCCAGCCCCTGTAGATTTCATGCTGCGCCAGGCCTTACCTAGCGGGTTAATCGATAAAAAACAAGTTGTGCAAGCACTGCGCGCATGGACAAGTGCCTGGGCACAGCGTTGCGACAGCACCAGCCCACAGCTCGAATCCATGAGCATCAAACTTGATGCGTGGAACACGGACAAAGCCTCGCTGGTGGCCGAAGCCTGGCCTGACGCACGCTGGTTGTTCCTCACCCGGGAACCGCTGTCAGTGCTGGTGTCGCAAATGCGAGAGCGTGCGTTCTTCCTGGTGCCAGGCACGCTGGGTGCCTGCCTGGATGATCTGAGCATCCAAGAACTGGCCGCCATGCCTCCTGAGCTGTATTGCGCACGGGTGCTTGGTGGCATCTATGCGGCGATGGCTCGGGACTTTGTACTCACACGATCGCTGCTGCTTGATCACGCCGATTTGCCGGGTGCCATTGAAACCCAGGTGCTCTCCCATATGAGCTGGAAGGTCTCAGCAACCGACCAGGAGCGCATGCGCGAACGGGTCACACGGCATGGCAAGCACCCCCACCAAGCCTACGTTTCGGACACAGAAGCCAAGCACAGCATGGCGAACGATCATCTTCAATCATTGAGCGAGCAATGGATTGTCCCCCACTACCAGAGGCTGCAAGAATTGCTAAAGCGACAACGCTCTGGCCTTCTACCGCGCCCCAGTCACCTTGAGGAAGCTCTTCCATGA
- a CDS encoding aspartyl/asparaginyl beta-hydroxylase domain-containing protein — MHSTASPAELHCSQPQGLQVQGMRTARLPWRFDTRAALQEVQALPESLWQNHFNQGFHDGGWQALALRFAAAAPVDIVPVDVPVSAYADSPVLEQCPELRAMLDTMALPWKSVRLMRLLPSGEIKEHTDAGVCAANGEARLHVPLQTDEQVFFHVDGDRIPLRAGECWYVDVSRPHRVRNRGQQARIHLVADALVDMRLYEAFCTSDAGEPLPEGQDPWQHFLRFKTFVEADAELTQQLYEIVKMDEFVSESLRIGRAAGFYFEASDVESAIKAGRRSWVEQWIM; from the coding sequence ATGCATTCAACAGCATCGCCTGCCGAATTGCACTGCAGCCAGCCTCAAGGTTTGCAGGTTCAAGGTATGAGAACAGCGCGCTTGCCTTGGCGGTTTGATACAAGGGCCGCGCTGCAGGAAGTGCAGGCCTTGCCAGAATCCCTGTGGCAAAACCACTTCAACCAGGGCTTTCACGATGGCGGCTGGCAGGCGCTAGCGTTGAGATTTGCTGCTGCAGCGCCTGTAGATATCGTTCCGGTTGATGTACCAGTATCTGCATACGCTGACTCTCCGGTTCTCGAGCAATGCCCTGAATTGCGCGCCATGCTGGACACAATGGCATTGCCATGGAAATCGGTACGCCTGATGCGCCTGCTCCCTTCTGGCGAAATCAAGGAACACACAGACGCCGGTGTTTGCGCTGCCAATGGTGAAGCACGGCTTCACGTGCCCCTGCAAACAGACGAACAAGTCTTCTTTCACGTCGATGGAGACCGCATTCCTTTGCGCGCTGGAGAATGTTGGTACGTGGACGTTTCTCGCCCCCACCGGGTGCGCAATCGTGGTCAACAAGCTCGTATCCACCTAGTTGCAGACGCATTGGTGGACATGCGACTGTATGAAGCCTTTTGTACCAGCGATGCAGGCGAGCCATTGCCCGAGGGACAAGACCCTTGGCAGCATTTTTTGCGGTTCAAAACGTTTGTGGAAGCAGATGCGGAACTGACGCAGCAGCTCTATGAAATCGTAAAAATGGATGAATTTGTGTCCGAATCGCTGCGCATCGGCCGGGCAGCTGGTTTTTATTTTGAAGCGTCAGACGTTGAGTCTGCAATCAAGGCTGGGCGCCGTTCCTGGGTAGAGCAATGGATCATGTGA
- the map gene encoding type I methionyl aminopeptidase, which produces MLKKPHLIKSPADIAMARAAGRLAADVLHMIAEHVRPGVTTEALDRLCHDYIVNVQKAVPANVGYLGFPKTICTSSNHVVCHGIPSPSQVLRDGDILNIDVAVIKDGWYGDTSRMYLVGEVNPQARRLVDTTLEAMLAGIAQVKPGATLGDVGYAIQTVAHRERFSVVREYCGHGIGKTYHEEPQVLHYGQRGQGLVLEPGMVFTIEPMINAGKRETKELADGWTVVTRDRSLSAQWEHMVAVTETGYEILTPWP; this is translated from the coding sequence GTGCTGAAGAAGCCCCACCTCATCAAATCCCCCGCAGACATTGCCATGGCCCGCGCTGCTGGCCGCCTGGCGGCCGATGTGCTGCACATGATTGCGGAGCATGTGCGCCCCGGCGTCACCACCGAGGCGCTGGACCGCCTGTGCCATGACTACATCGTCAACGTGCAAAAGGCCGTGCCCGCCAATGTGGGGTACCTCGGGTTTCCGAAGACGATCTGCACGTCCTCCAACCATGTGGTGTGCCACGGCATTCCGTCGCCCAGCCAGGTGCTGCGCGATGGGGACATCCTGAACATTGACGTGGCCGTCATCAAGGACGGCTGGTACGGCGATACCAGCCGCATGTATCTGGTGGGCGAGGTGAACCCGCAGGCCCGCCGACTAGTAGACACCACGCTCGAAGCCATGCTGGCAGGCATTGCACAGGTCAAACCCGGCGCTACGCTGGGCGATGTGGGCTATGCCATACAGACCGTGGCGCACCGTGAGCGCTTCAGTGTGGTGCGCGAGTATTGCGGCCACGGCATTGGCAAGACTTACCACGAAGAGCCGCAGGTGCTGCACTACGGCCAGCGCGGCCAGGGGCTGGTGCTGGAGCCGGGCATGGTGTTCACCATCGAGCCCATGATCAACGCTGGCAAGCGCGAAACCAAGGAGCTGGCCGATGGCTGGACGGTGGTGACGCGCGACCGGTCGCTGTCTGCCCAGTGGGAACACATGGTGGCGGTCACGGAGACGGGGTACGAGATCCTGACACCCTGGCCTTGA
- a CDS encoding tail fiber protein, giving the protein MSSAFIGEIRMFGGNFAPRNWMFCHGQILAISQNQALFALIGTIYGGNGTTTFALPDLRGRVPVGMGQGPGLPNVTQGEVSGTPTLTLTTNNLPAHTHVVSGNVPASSSMGTLTSPGAGAIPAASNQRNAQYAASGNADTSLPLSNLTVSASGNNTPISLMQPYLGMNYIICLNGIFPSRN; this is encoded by the coding sequence ATGTCTTCAGCATTCATTGGTGAAATCAGAATGTTTGGTGGTAATTTTGCCCCCAGGAATTGGATGTTTTGCCATGGCCAGATTCTCGCCATCAGCCAAAACCAAGCACTGTTTGCCCTTATTGGCACCATTTATGGCGGCAACGGTACAACCACCTTTGCACTGCCGGACTTGCGCGGCAGAGTCCCCGTGGGCATGGGCCAGGGACCTGGACTCCCTAATGTGACTCAAGGGGAAGTCAGCGGAACCCCAACTCTGACACTCACAACCAACAACTTGCCTGCACATACCCACGTAGTCAGCGGCAATGTCCCTGCATCTTCCAGCATGGGCACGCTAACCAGTCCTGGCGCTGGCGCAATCCCCGCTGCGTCCAACCAGCGCAATGCACAGTATGCTGCCAGCGGCAATGCAGACACGTCCCTGCCCCTATCAAACTTGACTGTAAGTGCCTCGGGGAACAACACACCTATTTCTCTCATGCAACCTTACTTGGGAATGAACTACATCATTTGCTTGAACGGCATCTTCCCATCGAGAAACTGA
- a CDS encoding DUF3309 domain-containing protein, translated as MSLSLLLLIILILILVGALPTWGHSRSWGYGPSGGIGLVVLILVILMLMGRI; from the coding sequence ATGTCGCTCTCACTTCTTCTCCTCATCATCCTGATTCTCATCCTGGTCGGCGCTCTGCCCACCTGGGGCCACAGCCGTTCATGGGGTTACGGGCCCAGCGGCGGCATTGGGCTGGTGGTGCTGATTCTGGTCATCCTGATGCTGATGGGGCGGATATAA